In Maylandia zebra isolate NMK-2024a linkage group LG12, Mzebra_GT3a, whole genome shotgun sequence, a single genomic region encodes these proteins:
- the ssh1a gene encoding protein phosphatase Slingshot homolog 1 isoform X1, with amino-acid sequence MALVTLQRSPTPSAASTASTATTTAGEDFGSEDERRVNLSLSESFFMVKGAALFLQQGSSHQGQKAHPHHKHAGDLPQHLQVMINILRSEDRIKLAVRLESAWSDRVRYMVVVYTSGRQDTEENILLGIDFTNKDCKSCSIGMVLPLWSDTKIHLDGDGGFTVNTAGRTHVFKPVSVQAMWSALQVLHKACEVSRRYNYFPGGMALTWMGYYESCIASDQSCINEWNAMKDLETTRPDSPTMFVDKPSERERTECLIKAKLRSIMTCQDLENVTSKQIRTELEQHMNCNLKEYKEFIDNEMLLILGQMDKATLIFDHVYLGSEWNASNLEELQESGVAYILNVTREIDNFFPGTFSYHNIRVYDEEATDLLAHWNDTYNFIVKAKKNRSKCLVHCKMGVSRSASTVIAYAMKEYGWSLEKAYNFVKQKRSITRPNPAFMRQLAEYEGILDASKQRHNKLWHPDGDCEMAEGQQGMAQCCRGEEGGILTPDPGMSPCCEEALSDKGAACPSPCRTVPLENDPAYNNYYFRRLSDSALDSEPSTPVRGPPLLGMEKVFIEIEDVERDALLDDEAFDGREGLPLPHFGPTAEGTAAQTCSRGPEPLEELRLRLEFSTVEEEEEEDVQKEEAEMEVLMQPDDEGGGETQDVEVEGNGMDLASLNENSNNNNHFSTPCNYNKKASSILLPADASTPLPWCDQTKSYLKRDSPNLASKRCLNLTPPEVPSASFLQSHTSSEDLRSSVGLRCPCGPLCDCANCAASPTKAPLEREEQLGESLQLVEPEHNGEFSEVKTELDESQSASASEALPELMKIDSEDDKPAVACYLGQQQETLLQLRQSGLVRRRAERLERLAGLSQESLNSLKPLHGCQMSQKSPFHTEEDEEFSSDFAKSSTPCQVRLEPLVVPLTNEALLGVVGSGLLTPTSSPHGSTLTRSSSSDSLRSVRGKPGLVRQRAQEIETRMRLAGLTVPSRLKRSNSLAKLGSLNLSSEDLCSVCSSDAGTLLLLSLSPEPDPSLDWDSPTTSALSRPRKDLHTPERARPGEPRS; translated from the exons GATTTTGGGAGTGAAGATGAACGGCGAGTAAATCTGAG CCTGAGTGAGAGCTTCTTCATGGTGAAGGGTGCTGCTCTCTTTCTGCAGCAGGGAAGCAGTCACCAGGGCCAGAAAGCACATCCTCATCACAAACATGCAG GTGACTTACCTCAACACCTGCAGGTGATGATAAACATTCTTCGATCAGAGGACAGAATCAAACTG GCGGTACGGCTGGAGAGTGCATGGTCAGATCGTGTGCGGTACATGGTGGTGGTGTACACCAGTGGGCGACAAGACACAGAGGAGAACATCCTTCTGGGAATCGACTTCACCAACAAAGACTG TAAAAGCTGCTCGATAGGCATGGTGCTACCTCTGTGGAGCGATACAAAGATCCACTTGGATGGAGATGG GGGTTTTACTGTGAACACGGCAGGTCGGACTCATGTCTTCAAACCCGTGTCAGTGCAGGCTATGTG GTCAGCCCTGCAGGTTCTGCACAAAGCATGCGAGGTTTCACGCAGGTATAACTATTTCCCTGGAGGAATGGCTCTCACCTGGATGGGCTACTATGAGAGCTGCATTGCTTCAGACCAGAGCTGCATCAACGAGTGGAACGCCATGAAGGACTTGGAGACCACACGACCAGACTCACCCACCATGTTTGTCGACAA GccttcagagagagagaggacagagtgccTTATTAAAGCAAAACTCAGAAGCATCATGACGTGCCAGGACCTTGAGAACGTCACCTCCaaacag atCCGTACAGAGTTGGAGCAACACATGAACTGCAACCTTAAGGAATACAAAGAGTTCATTGATAATGAGATGCTGTTGATCCTGGGTCAGATGGACAAAGCCACCCTCATCTTTGACCATGTCTACCTG ggcTCTGAATGGAATGCATCTAATTTGGAGGAGCTGCAAGAGTCAGG GGTGGCCTATATACTCAATGTAACCCGAGAAATAGACAACTTCTTTCCAGGCACATTCAGTTATCACAACATACGCGTCTACGATGAAGAGGCCACCGACCTGCTTGCTCACTGGAACGACACATATAACTTCATTGTTAAAGCAAA AAAGAACCGCTCCAAGTGTCTCGTTCACTGCAAGATGGGTGTCAGTCGGTCTGCCTCCACCGTCATCGCTTATGCCATGAAGGAGTACGGCTGGTCGCTAGAGAAAGCTTATAACTTTGTCAAGCAAAAGAGGAGCATCACGCGACCCAACCCAGCTTTCATGAGACAGCTGGCAGAATACGAAGGCATCTTGGATGCCAG tAAACAACGGCACAACAAGCTCTGGCATCCAGACGGAGACTGTGAGATGGCCGAGGGACAGCAGGGAATGGCTCAGTGCtgcagaggagaggagggaggcaTCCTGACTCCAGATCCAGGAATGTCTCCCTGCTGTGAGGAAGCACTATCTGATAAAGGTGCAGCGTGCCCCTCCCCATGCAGGACTGTTCCCCTGGAGAACGACCCAGCCTACAACAACTATTACTTCCGCCGTCTCTCTGactctgcgctggacagtgaaCCATCAACACCTGTGCGCGGCCCTCCCCTTCTCGGCATGGAGAAGGTCTTTATAGAAATTGAGGATGTGGAAAGGGATGCTCTGCTGGATGACGAGGCCTTTGATGGCCGTGAGGGCTTGCCGCTCCCCCACTTTGGGCCGACGGCAGAGGGGACTGCGGCCCAGACCTGCAGTCGCGGTCCGGAGCCCCTTGAGGAGCTGCGTCTGAGGCTGGAATTCAGCacagtggaggaggaggaggaggaggacgtgcAAAAGGAGGAGGCAGAGATGGAGGTATTAATGCAGCCAGATGATGAAGGCGGTGGTGAAACGCAAGATGTCGAAGTAGAGGGTAATGGGATGGACCTGGCAAGTCTCAATGAAAATTCCAACAATAACAACCATTTCAGCACTCCATGCAACTACAAT aaaaaagctTCCTCCATCCTTCTTCCAGCCGATGCTTCTACGCCACTGCCTTGGTGTGATCAGACCAAGTCTTATCTGAAACGAGATTCTCCAAACTTGGCTTCTAAGCGTTGCCTTAACCTGACTCCTCCCGAAGTCCCAAGTGCTTCATTCCTACAGTCCCATACCTCATCTGAAGACCTCAGATCCTCAGTGGGACTGCGGTGCCCCTGTGGGCCTCTGTGTGACTGTGCCAACTGTGCTGCCTCCCCAACCAAGGCTCCACTTGAAAGAGAGGAACAGCTTGGAGAATCACTGCAGTTAGTAGAGCCTGAGCATAATGGGGAGTTCTCTGAAGTAAAGACTGAGCTTGATGAGAGTCAGTCTGCTAGTGCCTCAGAGGCTCTCCCTGAGCTGATGAAAATCGATTCTGAGGACGACAAGCCTGCAGTGGCTTGCTACCTTGGCCAACAACAGGAGACCCTTTTACAGCTGCGACAATCTGGGTTGGTCCGCCGCCGTGCAGAGAGACTAGAGAGACTTGCGGGTTTATCTCAGGAAAGCCTGAACTCTCTGAAGCCTTTGCACGGATGCCAAATGTCCCAAAAGAGTCCCTTTCACACTGAGGAGGACGAGGAGTTCTCCAGCGACTTCGCTAAATCTTCAACGCCATGCCAAGTGCGGTTAGAGCCACTGGTCGTGCCACTGACCAATGAAGCCTTGTTGGGGGTGGTGGGGTCTGGGCTGCTTACACCCACCTCCTCGCCTCACGGCTCCACCTTGACACGCAGCTCCAGCAGTGACAGCCTGAGGAGCGTGAGGGGGAAGCCTGGCCTCGTACGCCAGAGGGCACAGGAGATCGAGACCCGCATGCGGCTAGCAGGCCTTACTGTGCCCTCGAGGCTGAAGCGGTCCAACTCGCTGGCCAAGTTGGGCAGCCTCAACCTGTCCTCCGAGGACCTGTGTTCAGTCTGCTCCTCAGATGCAGGAACACTCCTGCTCCTTTCACTGTCGCCAGAGCCAGACCCCAGCTTGGACTGGGACTCCCCGACCACCTCTGCGCTATCCCGGCCCCGCAAGGACTTGCACACTCCAGAGAGGGCACGACCAGGTGAACCTAGAAGCTGA
- the ssh1a gene encoding protein phosphatase Slingshot homolog 1 isoform X2, producing the protein MYLVVEAIEEAMMKMLPYFVKNAVLTQSEINRILSESFFMVKGAALFLQQGSSHQGQKAHPHHKHAGDLPQHLQVMINILRSEDRIKLAVRLESAWSDRVRYMVVVYTSGRQDTEENILLGIDFTNKDCKSCSIGMVLPLWSDTKIHLDGDGGFTVNTAGRTHVFKPVSVQAMWSALQVLHKACEVSRRYNYFPGGMALTWMGYYESCIASDQSCINEWNAMKDLETTRPDSPTMFVDKPSERERTECLIKAKLRSIMTCQDLENVTSKQIRTELEQHMNCNLKEYKEFIDNEMLLILGQMDKATLIFDHVYLGSEWNASNLEELQESGVAYILNVTREIDNFFPGTFSYHNIRVYDEEATDLLAHWNDTYNFIVKAKKNRSKCLVHCKMGVSRSASTVIAYAMKEYGWSLEKAYNFVKQKRSITRPNPAFMRQLAEYEGILDASKQRHNKLWHPDGDCEMAEGQQGMAQCCRGEEGGILTPDPGMSPCCEEALSDKGAACPSPCRTVPLENDPAYNNYYFRRLSDSALDSEPSTPVRGPPLLGMEKVFIEIEDVERDALLDDEAFDGREGLPLPHFGPTAEGTAAQTCSRGPEPLEELRLRLEFSTVEEEEEEDVQKEEAEMEVLMQPDDEGGGETQDVEVEGNGMDLASLNENSNNNNHFSTPCNYNKKASSILLPADASTPLPWCDQTKSYLKRDSPNLASKRCLNLTPPEVPSASFLQSHTSSEDLRSSVGLRCPCGPLCDCANCAASPTKAPLEREEQLGESLQLVEPEHNGEFSEVKTELDESQSASASEALPELMKIDSEDDKPAVACYLGQQQETLLQLRQSGLVRRRAERLERLAGLSQESLNSLKPLHGCQMSQKSPFHTEEDEEFSSDFAKSSTPCQVRLEPLVVPLTNEALLGVVGSGLLTPTSSPHGSTLTRSSSSDSLRSVRGKPGLVRQRAQEIETRMRLAGLTVPSRLKRSNSLAKLGSLNLSSEDLCSVCSSDAGTLLLLSLSPEPDPSLDWDSPTTSALSRPRKDLHTPERARPGEPRS; encoded by the exons ATGTATCTGGTTGTAGAAGCCATTGAGGAGGCCATGATGAAGATGCTACCTTATTTTGTGAAGAATGCAGTGTTGACCCAGAGTGAGATAAACCGCAT CCTGAGTGAGAGCTTCTTCATGGTGAAGGGTGCTGCTCTCTTTCTGCAGCAGGGAAGCAGTCACCAGGGCCAGAAAGCACATCCTCATCACAAACATGCAG GTGACTTACCTCAACACCTGCAGGTGATGATAAACATTCTTCGATCAGAGGACAGAATCAAACTG GCGGTACGGCTGGAGAGTGCATGGTCAGATCGTGTGCGGTACATGGTGGTGGTGTACACCAGTGGGCGACAAGACACAGAGGAGAACATCCTTCTGGGAATCGACTTCACCAACAAAGACTG TAAAAGCTGCTCGATAGGCATGGTGCTACCTCTGTGGAGCGATACAAAGATCCACTTGGATGGAGATGG GGGTTTTACTGTGAACACGGCAGGTCGGACTCATGTCTTCAAACCCGTGTCAGTGCAGGCTATGTG GTCAGCCCTGCAGGTTCTGCACAAAGCATGCGAGGTTTCACGCAGGTATAACTATTTCCCTGGAGGAATGGCTCTCACCTGGATGGGCTACTATGAGAGCTGCATTGCTTCAGACCAGAGCTGCATCAACGAGTGGAACGCCATGAAGGACTTGGAGACCACACGACCAGACTCACCCACCATGTTTGTCGACAA GccttcagagagagagaggacagagtgccTTATTAAAGCAAAACTCAGAAGCATCATGACGTGCCAGGACCTTGAGAACGTCACCTCCaaacag atCCGTACAGAGTTGGAGCAACACATGAACTGCAACCTTAAGGAATACAAAGAGTTCATTGATAATGAGATGCTGTTGATCCTGGGTCAGATGGACAAAGCCACCCTCATCTTTGACCATGTCTACCTG ggcTCTGAATGGAATGCATCTAATTTGGAGGAGCTGCAAGAGTCAGG GGTGGCCTATATACTCAATGTAACCCGAGAAATAGACAACTTCTTTCCAGGCACATTCAGTTATCACAACATACGCGTCTACGATGAAGAGGCCACCGACCTGCTTGCTCACTGGAACGACACATATAACTTCATTGTTAAAGCAAA AAAGAACCGCTCCAAGTGTCTCGTTCACTGCAAGATGGGTGTCAGTCGGTCTGCCTCCACCGTCATCGCTTATGCCATGAAGGAGTACGGCTGGTCGCTAGAGAAAGCTTATAACTTTGTCAAGCAAAAGAGGAGCATCACGCGACCCAACCCAGCTTTCATGAGACAGCTGGCAGAATACGAAGGCATCTTGGATGCCAG tAAACAACGGCACAACAAGCTCTGGCATCCAGACGGAGACTGTGAGATGGCCGAGGGACAGCAGGGAATGGCTCAGTGCtgcagaggagaggagggaggcaTCCTGACTCCAGATCCAGGAATGTCTCCCTGCTGTGAGGAAGCACTATCTGATAAAGGTGCAGCGTGCCCCTCCCCATGCAGGACTGTTCCCCTGGAGAACGACCCAGCCTACAACAACTATTACTTCCGCCGTCTCTCTGactctgcgctggacagtgaaCCATCAACACCTGTGCGCGGCCCTCCCCTTCTCGGCATGGAGAAGGTCTTTATAGAAATTGAGGATGTGGAAAGGGATGCTCTGCTGGATGACGAGGCCTTTGATGGCCGTGAGGGCTTGCCGCTCCCCCACTTTGGGCCGACGGCAGAGGGGACTGCGGCCCAGACCTGCAGTCGCGGTCCGGAGCCCCTTGAGGAGCTGCGTCTGAGGCTGGAATTCAGCacagtggaggaggaggaggaggaggacgtgcAAAAGGAGGAGGCAGAGATGGAGGTATTAATGCAGCCAGATGATGAAGGCGGTGGTGAAACGCAAGATGTCGAAGTAGAGGGTAATGGGATGGACCTGGCAAGTCTCAATGAAAATTCCAACAATAACAACCATTTCAGCACTCCATGCAACTACAAT aaaaaagctTCCTCCATCCTTCTTCCAGCCGATGCTTCTACGCCACTGCCTTGGTGTGATCAGACCAAGTCTTATCTGAAACGAGATTCTCCAAACTTGGCTTCTAAGCGTTGCCTTAACCTGACTCCTCCCGAAGTCCCAAGTGCTTCATTCCTACAGTCCCATACCTCATCTGAAGACCTCAGATCCTCAGTGGGACTGCGGTGCCCCTGTGGGCCTCTGTGTGACTGTGCCAACTGTGCTGCCTCCCCAACCAAGGCTCCACTTGAAAGAGAGGAACAGCTTGGAGAATCACTGCAGTTAGTAGAGCCTGAGCATAATGGGGAGTTCTCTGAAGTAAAGACTGAGCTTGATGAGAGTCAGTCTGCTAGTGCCTCAGAGGCTCTCCCTGAGCTGATGAAAATCGATTCTGAGGACGACAAGCCTGCAGTGGCTTGCTACCTTGGCCAACAACAGGAGACCCTTTTACAGCTGCGACAATCTGGGTTGGTCCGCCGCCGTGCAGAGAGACTAGAGAGACTTGCGGGTTTATCTCAGGAAAGCCTGAACTCTCTGAAGCCTTTGCACGGATGCCAAATGTCCCAAAAGAGTCCCTTTCACACTGAGGAGGACGAGGAGTTCTCCAGCGACTTCGCTAAATCTTCAACGCCATGCCAAGTGCGGTTAGAGCCACTGGTCGTGCCACTGACCAATGAAGCCTTGTTGGGGGTGGTGGGGTCTGGGCTGCTTACACCCACCTCCTCGCCTCACGGCTCCACCTTGACACGCAGCTCCAGCAGTGACAGCCTGAGGAGCGTGAGGGGGAAGCCTGGCCTCGTACGCCAGAGGGCACAGGAGATCGAGACCCGCATGCGGCTAGCAGGCCTTACTGTGCCCTCGAGGCTGAAGCGGTCCAACTCGCTGGCCAAGTTGGGCAGCCTCAACCTGTCCTCCGAGGACCTGTGTTCAGTCTGCTCCTCAGATGCAGGAACACTCCTGCTCCTTTCACTGTCGCCAGAGCCAGACCCCAGCTTGGACTGGGACTCCCCGACCACCTCTGCGCTATCCCGGCCCCGCAAGGACTTGCACACTCCAGAGAGGGCACGACCAGGTGAACCTAGAAGCTGA